The stretch of DNA GGTCCCCGGGCGGGGGCGGTGCTCTGCGGCGGGGCGCGGTACAGGGGAACCGGCCGTACCGGGAGCGGTACCGAGAGCCGGGGCACCGGCCGGCCCGGGGCCGCAGCCCTCGGCGGCGCTTCAGAGCACCGGGCGGGGAACGGCGTCTCCCGGATCGTCGACGGGAGTAAGGACGGTGGGCGCGGGAGAGCCCCCGCAACGCCGAGGCCATCGCCCCGGCGGGGCGGCGAGCGGACCGGGGGAGGGAGGTGCCCGAACACCTCATCCGCCCCGCGCACCTCCGGGGCCGTTCCGCCGGCTCCGCCCCGGTGGCCGCGTCGGATCGCGTGCGGCAGGAGGGACGGGGCGCGACCGGGGTCGGAAGAGAGGACGGCACCGGGCGAAGGTTTTCCACAGCGGGCGGCCGTCCCCTGCCGTTCGACCGCGCTCCCGGCCATAATGCGGGGCATGAATCCAGGAGACGAGCGTTTCGGGCCCGCCGGGCCGCAGGGCGGGCCTCCCCGCCGGACGGGACCGCCCGGCCCGCCAGGGGTGCAGGGGCGGTCCGCGCCGCCTGCGCCGAACGCGCCGGCCGGGGCCGACCCGCTGCGCGAGGCGATGGCGCGGATCGCGCGGCTGGAGGACACGGTGGCCCGGACGCGGCGGGCCGCTCCGCGGCTGCGGCTCGCCGCGGCGGCGCTGGCCGCCGGCTTCACCGCGCTGGTCGTCTCCTGGTCGCTGCCGTGGCTCCGGGCCGACGTGCAGATCGGCGGCGACGGCGGCCACGAGATCTTCTCCGCCCCCACTAGGAGCGCCGCCACCGGGGCCGAGCTGCTCAGCTGGGCGGTGCTCCGGCCCGAGGGGCACCGGGGCATGGAGATCACCCTGGTCGCCCTGGTCCCGATCCTCGCGGCGATGCTCGCCGCCCTGGCCGTCCTGATCTACCCCGCCGAGGCGACCCGGGTGACCGCGACCGTCGCCGGCGGGCTGGGCACGCTCTCTTCGCTGCTGCTCTGGGCCGGTTGGGACAACAGCGAGACGGTGCCGACCACCGGCATGCTCACCGCTCTGCTCGGCTGCGCGATGGTGTGCGCCTCCTCGGCCCTGTGGAGCGCCGGGGAGCGGACGGCGAACGGAGGCCCACCGCCCTGAGGCCGGGACGGCCCGCCGCAGAGGCCGTCGGACATGCGGCCGAGTGCCCGTGGTGCCCGATCAGGGCAACGGCGGGCGGCCGTCCCGGCGGCGGCGCCGGCCGCGCCCGCCCCGCCGCCCGGCGTGGGATCGCGGGACGGGGCGCGGGGCGGCCTCCGGAGGCACGGCCGCCCGACCCGGCGCGGAGGGGCCGGGGCCTACTCCCGCTCCTCGCCGTCCTCGTCGTCCGGGGACAGCACCTCCTCGGCGAGGCCGATGAGCTCGGCCGGCGCCTGCGGGGTGGCCAGTACCAGCCGGGCCAGCGAACCCAGCACGGTCACCGGGCGGCTGCGGGACGCCTCCATGGCGGCGAGGAACCGCCAGCAGACCAGCGCGGAGACGTCCTCCCGGGCGTCGGGGTGGGTCCAGGCGGTGGCGACCAGCGCGAGCAGGGCCGCCTCGCTCACCCAGTCCTCCGGCCCGTAGGCCAGGTCGGTCAGGACGCCGCGGCGCTCGGACTCCCGCCACGGCTGGTCGCTGCGGTGGTGGGCGATGCCGAGGCAGGCCCAGGCCTGCACGCGGCGCACCCAGGCCGGCCACACGCCCGGGGTTCCGGTGGGCGGCTCCGGCGGGTGCACCAGCACCCCCAGCAGGTCGTCCAGGGGGACCCCGGACAGGTGCACGGCGTCGTCGTAGGCGCCGGGGAGGTGCCGCCACGGGTAGGCGGCCGCGCGGCGGACCGCCTCGGCGGACTCCGCGGCGGGCGGCGGGACGCACGGCCGGGCGGTGGTCCCCTCGTAGGCCCACACCCGGCGGTCGACGCCGCGCACCGGCCCGCGGTCGAACACCTCGGGGACGGTGCGCCGGGCGTCGGGCTCCTGCACCTCGGCGACCTGCACGGAGGACCCGGGCAGGGCGCGGCAGAAGGCCAGTATCGCGCTGGGCGGCTCCGGCGCGGACACGGTGAGCGAGGCGTGCGGCAGGTCCTCCGGGGCGGCGTCGGCGTACTTGCCGTCCTCCAGGAACCGGTGCAGCACGTTGGTCACCGCCTCGGTGGACGGCGGGATCGGGCCCAGCCAGTAGCGGGACTGGGAGCTCTGCGCCAGCACGTTGTCGCCGTGCGCGTTGTCCGGGTGGTCGCGCAGGTGGTCGGCGAGCTCGACGAGGTGGTGCAGCGACCCGTCCAGGCGGAACCGCAGGCCGCGGGCGGTGGGGAAGGCGCTGGGGTCGTCCGGTTCGAAGGACAGCCCGCGCTCCACCCAGGACAGGCCGTCCCGGGGGCGGCCGGCCGAGGCGAGCAGCTCGCCGATGTCGGTGTGCAGCGCGGCGTTGGTCGGGTCGAAGCCGAGCGCGCGGATCCACGCGTCCTCCGCCTCCCGCCAGCGCTGCTCGGCGCGGTAGGCGTACCCGGCGGCGGTCGCGGCGTGGAAGGACGGCTCCAGCTCCTCGGAGCGGAGCGCGAGGTCGATCGCCTCCCCGGTGTCGCCGGTGCGGCGGAGCAGCATCGACGCCGACCACATCAGCGCGGCGTGCCCGGGGTCGGCGGCCAGCACGGAGCGGACCAGGGCGAGGTAGGGGGCGACGGCCGCGCGCTCGCCGTCGGGGACCGGGTCGCTCAGCGCGGAGACGAGCCGGAGCAGCGAGGTGTGCACGAGCTCGGCGGGGAGCCGGCCGGTGGTCCCGGCGTCGTACATCCAGGCGGCGTCGGCCCAGGCCCCGTCCGGCTTGTGGCACTGGGCCGAGACCAGCAGCGGCAGCGCCTCCTCGTGCCGGCCCAGGGCGGCCAGGACGTGCGCCCGCGCCACCACCGTGCCGAGGAAGACGGATTTGTCCAGCGGGAACAGGTCAGGGCCCCCGTCGGGGTGCACGGCCAGCCGGGCGAGCAGCTCGTGGGCCTCGGGCAGCGCCGGCTCGAAGACCAGGGCCCGGGCGACGTGGTCGGCGGCGTGCCGCAGGTCGCCCTCGTCGAGCGCGAGCCGGGCCATGCTCAGCTCGCCCTGCGCCTCCAGCCTCGGGTCGGCGGTGCCTTCGTGTCCCTCAGTCATCAGCCCCTCACACCCTCCGATTTGCGGGTTTATGTGAAGGACTCTTCCACAACGGAGGGACACCGGGCGACCTTCCGGGAGGTGTTCCGTCCCGCACCCCCGCCACATGAGTGTGCATCCCGCCCCGAAGCGGGCAAGCGCCCCACCCGGGCGCGGCGTCTCCCGGGGCGAGGGTCCAGGCGGTCGGCGACGGCGGAGGAGGGAGCGGGGCGAGTGCCCCACCCGAGTGCGGCTCCTCGCAGGGCCGGGGTTCAAGCAGGCGGCGACGGCAGAGGAGGGAAGGCGGCCGGGCGTCCTGGCCGGGCGCGGCGTCTCCCGGAGTCGGGGTTCAAGCGGGCAGCAACGGCAGGGGCGGGTCAGGGGGCAGTGGCCGTGTGCGGCGGGGTGGCCGGTGCGGGGGGAACGGGGCGAAGGGGTGGGGCGTCGCGTCGCCCTGGCCGCCGGGGTCAGTCGACAGAGGAGCACCGAAACCCGCTGACCTGGATAAACACGGACAGTGATGCTGGGGAGGGGCGCCCTGCGCACCGCGGCGACACCTTCATGACGTGGGGGCGCACATCCTGGCGCGGATCGGGCCTCCCGGGCCCCGGATCGCCGTGATCGGGGCCGTGGTCGCGGATCTTGGCCGACCGGAAGGCGAGAAGAAGACCGGAAACCAGGAAGAAGTGACGGAGAGGGAGAATGTCGCTTTCGTCCCTCGGCCTGGTCCCCGGTTCGCAACTCTGAGTGACCGGCGAGGAGGTTGTAGACCCCGGTGAGGGGGTTACGTGCGGGTAGACGTCATCTGGGGTGACGGCGAGGTGTGCAGGCCGCGCCTCCCCGACCCGCTCCCCATCGATGAGCCGACATAGGGGACATACCTCTCTTCTGTCGGTGAGGCGGGCCGGGCCCCTTCTCCCGGCTCCGCTCCCTCCCGCCGGGAGCGCAGACCGGAACGATGAA from Nocardiopsis composta encodes:
- a CDS encoding tetratricopeptide repeat protein, with protein sequence MTEGHEGTADPRLEAQGELSMARLALDEGDLRHAADHVARALVFEPALPEAHELLARLAVHPDGGPDLFPLDKSVFLGTVVARAHVLAALGRHEEALPLLVSAQCHKPDGAWADAAWMYDAGTTGRLPAELVHTSLLRLVSALSDPVPDGERAAVAPYLALVRSVLAADPGHAALMWSASMLLRRTGDTGEAIDLALRSEELEPSFHAATAAGYAYRAEQRWREAEDAWIRALGFDPTNAALHTDIGELLASAGRPRDGLSWVERGLSFEPDDPSAFPTARGLRFRLDGSLHHLVELADHLRDHPDNAHGDNVLAQSSQSRYWLGPIPPSTEAVTNVLHRFLEDGKYADAAPEDLPHASLTVSAPEPPSAILAFCRALPGSSVQVAEVQEPDARRTVPEVFDRGPVRGVDRRVWAYEGTTARPCVPPPAAESAEAVRRAAAYPWRHLPGAYDDAVHLSGVPLDDLLGVLVHPPEPPTGTPGVWPAWVRRVQAWACLGIAHHRSDQPWRESERRGVLTDLAYGPEDWVSEAALLALVATAWTHPDAREDVSALVCWRFLAAMEASRSRPVTVLGSLARLVLATPQAPAELIGLAEEVLSPDDEDGEERE